The genome window TCGGCAAAGAACGCTCCGGGGGAACGATGCAGCTGGCTGACCACCACCCGCTCGGCTCCGTTGATGACAAAGGTGCCGATATCGGTCATCAGTGGAAGCTCGCCCAGAAAGACCTCCTTCTCCACCACTTCCTTGGGGGGGGCTTTGGGATCGGAGGTGTCTTTGACCACCAGGCGCAGCACCGCTTTCAGCGGGGCGGCGTAGGTCATGTCGCGGTCATGGCACTCCGGAATGGCATAGCGCGGCTTGCCCAGGCTGTAGGAGACGAACTCCAGCGACAGCCGGTTCTGGGGATCCTCGATGGGGAATATCTCGTTGAATATGGCCTGCAGGCCCTCGTTTCTTCTCTTGGCGGGAGGGGCATCCTCCTGGAGGAAATCCTTGAACGAGCTGACCTGCATATCCAGCATATTGGGCAGTTGAATGCCCGATTGGATCTTGGAATAGTCTTTTCTCTTTACCTGCTTCAAGGTGGTGCTCCTTAATTAGGCTTAACGGACCGACCGGCGGGAAACTCCCCCGGTGCAAAAAAATAATCGACCCGGCTAAAGGCCGCTAAAAACAGCGTTTGATGGAACCGCTTAATCTCCCGGCACCACATCCGGGAACGGCCCCATCAAACGCACTGGGGACAGGAGGCCGGAGGCAACCACTGCCTCCGGTCCCCCGTTTATGTGTCGATTAAAAAATAGTCTGGGATTACTTCAACTCTACGGTAGCCCCGGCGGCCTCTAAGATATCCTTGATCTTCTTGGCCTCGTCCTTGGCAACGCTTTCCTTTACCGGCTTGGGGGCGCTCTCCACCAGGTCCTTGGCTTCCTTCAGGCCCAGGCTGGTGATGCCCCGGACTTCCTTGATCACCTGGATCTTCTTGTCTCCGCTGGAGACCAGGATCACGTCAAAGCTGGTCTTTTCCTCGGCCGGGGCGGCGGCGGCGCCGGGCATGGCGGCCATGGCGGCCATCGGGGCGGCGGCCTTGACGTCAAATTTTGCTTCCAAAGCCTTGACCAGTTCCGAAAGTTCCAGTACGGTCATGGATTCGATAGCTTCCATTATGGTTTGTTTCTTGTCCGACATTTTACAATGCTCCTTTTTATTCCTGA of Candidatus Edwardsbacteria bacterium contains these proteins:
- the rplL gene encoding 50S ribosomal protein L7/L12, encoding MSDKKQTIMEAIESMTVLELSELVKALEAKFDVKAAAPMAAMAAMPGAAAAPAEEKTSFDVILVSSGDKKIQVIKEVRGITSLGLKEAKDLVESAPKPVKESVAKDEAKKIKDILEAAGATVELK